In Kazachstania africana CBS 2517 chromosome 4, complete genome, the following are encoded in one genomic region:
- the KAFR0D02400 gene encoding YciI family protein, with translation MPEWLVKVKDNKDVDRAPYYPEHMRDLPSLVDGGIIVVAGALTTPEGKEIGGMFIVTAKTKEEAIEIVKRDVFARKGIFNMDSVTCERTIGIRTARSFEPCAKEFESVGRKVYG, from the coding sequence ATGCCAGAGTGGTTAGTTAAGGTTAAAGACAACAAGGATGTCGACAGAGCTCCATATTATCCGGAACATATGAGAGATTTACCGAGCTTAGTCGATGGGGGGATTATAGTTGTTGCAGGTGCATTAACTACTCctgaaggaaaagaaattggtgGAATGTTTATTGTAACCGCTAAAACAAAGGAAGaagcaattgaaattgtcaaACGTGACGTTTTTGCTAGAAAGggtattttcaatatggaTTCTGTTACTTGTGAAAGAACCATTGGTATCCGTACTGCAAGATCATTCGAGCCCTGTGCTAAAGAATTCGAGTCTGTGGGTAGAAAAGTATACGGTTAA
- the BUD21 gene encoding Bud21p (similar to Saccharomyces cerevisiae BUD21 (YOR078W); ancestral locus Anc_5.687): MSESKVRTNHVKFDDGMSEDPTITVPEITQKKSTIIAHSDSDSDDEAPEEEGLSQSVTNTRVLAKEREEAIMLEQKLLKERRRQQNEKFREQQEEKRKRLEMKSNEKLDAINTDNADLEKLPEEFFEKLQESEASSKVVESIPKHINFNDISDTNCLPEVKKQLEKKKKKTLKTLRRATLKKGPVHVSVLSSEASVKKLAPVRENSIMRTKDKWLKRSLLRKK; the protein is encoded by the coding sequence ATGAGCGAATCAAAAGTAAGGACGAACCATGTTAAATTTGATGACGGTATGTCTGAAGATCCGACCATTACGGTGCCTGAAATAACACAAAAGAAATCAACGATAATTGCTCACAGTGATAGTGACAGTGATGATGAGGCCCCAGAAGAGGAGGGGCTTTCTCAGAGTGTGACCAACACGAGAGTTTTGGCTAAAGAGAGGGAAGAAGCTATAATGTTAGAACagaagttattgaaagaaaggaGAAGACAGCAAAACGAGAAGTTTAGAGAACAgcaagaagagaaaagaaaaagactGGAAATGAAAtccaatgaaaaattagatgcTATAAATACAGACAATGCtgatcttgaaaaattaccagaagaatttttcGAGAAATTACAAGAATCTGAGGCAAGTTCAAAAGTAGTAGAGTCTATCCCAAAACatataaatttcaatgatatcAGTGATACAAATTGTTTGCCAGAAGTGAAAaaacaattagaaaagaagaaaaagaaaacgCTGAAAACCTTGAGAAGGGCCACTTTGAAGAAGGGACCCGTCCATGTTTCTGTTTTATCGTCAGAAGCATCCGTGAAGAAATTGGCACCTGTGAGGGAAAACAGCATTATGAGAACAAAGGACAAATGGCTGAAAAGAAGTTTgctaagaaagaaatag
- the RTS2 gene encoding Rts2p (similar to Saccharomyces cerevisiae RTS2 (YOR077W); ancestral locus Anc_5.685), protein MSNGGDFGTAKYLSKKMKAKGLQKLKFYCQICLKQCRDENGFKQHIKSPSHLAKISKITKDDIDSFSIKFEKDFLRLLRLSHGEKKIEANKFYNEFIQDKDHTHMNATRFTSLSKFIQHLSKTGKVKIYGLDSISGNKDIDMGTLMISYIDTSSENLLHKQRIQELESSEKSEQEVRRILLEKQISQGQTAVEDTVEETPSSPLNIDEKISIPLKLTQKKSLKVQKKRPKKNIFN, encoded by the coding sequence ATGTCAAATGGTGGAGACTTTGGTACGGCTAAATACTTAAGCAAAAAGATGAAGGCAAAGGGCCTCCAAAAGCTGAAGTTCTATTGTCAAATTTGTTTGAAGCAATGCCgtgatgaaaatggtttCAAACAACATATTAAATCACCTTCCCATCTTGCAAagatttccaaaattacaaaGGATGATATTGACTCattttctatcaaatttgAGAAAGACTTTTTGAGGCTTCTTAGATTATCTCATGGGGAGAAAAAGATCGAGGCAAACAAATTCTATAATGAGTTCATTCAAGATAAAGACCATACCCACATGAATGCTACCCGTTTTACATCACTGAGCAAATTTATCCAGCATTTGAGTAAGACTGGTAAAGTAAAAATATATGGTCTAGATAGCATATCAGGCAACAAAGACATAGATATGGGAACGTTAATGATAAGCTATATCGACACCTCTAGTGAAAATCTTCTACATAAACAGAGGATTCAGGAATTGGAATCTAGTGAGAAAAGTGAACAAGAAGTGagaagaatattattagaGAAACAAATTTCGCAAGGCCAGACGGCGGTTGAAGATACCGTTGAAGAAACGCCATCTTCACCTTTGAATATTGATGAGAAAATTTCTATACCATTAAAGTTGACACAGAAGAAGTCACTGAAAGTTCAGAAGAAGAGGCCAAAGAAGAACATCTTTAATTAA
- the KAFR0D02380 gene encoding uncharacterized protein (similar to Saccharomyces cerevisiae HBS1 (YKR084C) and SKI7 (YOR076C); ancestral locus Anc_5.680), giving the protein MSKLETLARKRALERQASATPSSSDISSASISASNSSSSLLDRLKNKKKTPTIETSSMTLAEKLKLKKQSPAYSPTLHEVKRDSTSSHESKPSVLQKTLPNAPSVNSLSSKLMALRKQGRSDSSIPSGLSSLQRPETLPPESATESKQIKIKESEELLSIKAEVQKFKLLLEERANIAKRQHRPSKYKIELITSRSYTSKAQHDNENELKRNSDNVFGVFHPRSKKNKIAENFKKPSPDDIILMAQEKAFDEINDKVSKLNVIDDITQVVQFKQVQIPTEPIVSVNMMEYLRKYNPRLNVIMCGHSKSGKSTILGRILHDLRCISIEKIRDLKRQIEKRDPLADSNLYLSWITNTSDDERRLSKTLHVHKKEFNISDKHTFRMVDIPSDRKFSSSVIPYLWNSDVAILVIDCSIDGFEIGFSLDGQTLEHAKMIKSEPHIKNVIILMNKMDTIDWYETRYIEIKNELIAFLLNIGFQGDQLSWIPCDGTTGHGITQQNSSITWYNGPILLDVLKSFSDSTLDQIKSRIIDDELVLQISQTELSKQLIYGNILSGSIQPGETITIYPSRQSVTISKIMSLKEEKLVQRRISTVGESVVLKILNGDKLNGVIVGDYVSGVTKKVSVLGVTGIFRLKMFDNLDLAVGSRMVMIKGFFDRKVKILKKVDKFTFEVELIDKTHCSMPFFPEEDDKLDLNNVILLQNNRIMGSAKLIE; this is encoded by the coding sequence ATGTCAAAATTGGAAACGCTAGCAAGAAAGAGAGCTCTGGAGAGACAAGCTTCGGCCACTCCCTCCTCCTCTGATATTTCGTCAGCCAGCATTTCTGCTTCGAATAGCAGTAGCTCATTGCTAGATAGAttaaagaacaagaagaaaaccCCAACCATAGAGACAAGTTCAATGACGTTGGCTGAAAAGTTAAAACTAAAGAAACAATCACCTGCATATTCTCCAACTTTACATGAAGTGAAGCGGGATAGCACTTCTTCACATGAGAGCAAACCTTCCGTACTTCAAAAAACCTTACCCAATGCGCCTTCTGTAAACTCTCTCAGCTCAAAACTTATGGCATTGAGAAAACAAGGTAGATCTGATTCATCTATACCGAGTGGCTTATCATCTCTGCAACGGCCTGAAACTTTACCACCTGAATCTGCAACAGAAAGcaaacaaatcaaaataaaggAAAGTGAAGAGCTTTTATCTATAAAAGCTGAAGTACAAAAGTTCAAATTGCTGCTTGAGGAGAGGGCAAATATTGCTAAACGACAACATAGGCCTTCAAAGTACAAAATAGAGCTGATTACTAGTCGATCATATACTTCAAAGGCACAACACGACAATGAGAATGAActtaaaagaaattcagATAATGTTTTCGGTGTTTTTCATCCAAGAAGTaaaaagaacaagattGCTGAGAATTTCAAGAAGCCAAGTCCTGATGACATCATTTTAATGGCGCAAGAGAAAGCTTTTGACGAAATCAACGATAAAGTATCAAAACTAAATGTTATAGATGACATAACTCAAGTTGTTCAATTTAAACAGGTCCAGATACCGACTGAGCCAATTGTGTCTGTTAATATGATGGAATATCTCAGAAAGTATAATCCGAGATTGAATGTAATAATGTGTGGCCATTCTAAGTCTGGTAAATCTACAATATTGGGACGCATACTTCATGATCTAAGATGTATTAgtatagaaaaaataagagaCCTGAAGAGGCAAATTGAGAAACGTGATCCCTTAGCggattcaaatttgtacTTATCCTGGATAACAAACACCTCTGACGATGAGAGAAGACTTTCGAAAACGTTGCACGTACACAAAAAAGAGTTCAACATTTCTGATAAACATACTTTTAGGATGGTTGATATACCAAGTGATCGAAAATTCTCATCAAGTGTTATTCCATATTTATGGAATAGTGACGTAGCGATATTGGTGATTGATTGCAGTATTGATGGATTCGAAATAGGATTTAGTTTAGATGGTCAAACGTTGGAGCATGCTAAGATGATAAAAAGTGAACCTCATATTAAAAATGTaattattttaatgaataaGATGGACACAATTGACTGGTATGAAACTAGATACATTGAAATAAAGAATGAATTGATTGCATTTCTGCTTAATATTGGATTCCAAGGGGACCAATTATCATGGATACCCTGTGATGGTACCACAGGTCATGGTATTACTCAACAAAACTCATCAATTACATGGTACAACGGACCTATTCTCCTTGATGTACTTAAGAGTTTTAGTGATTCAACTTTAGATCAGATAAAGTCAAGGATAATAGATGATGAACTTGTATTGCAAATAAGTCAAACAGAGTTATCGAAGCAATTGATCTATGGGAACATATTATCAGGTTCAATTCAGCCCGGTGAGACCATCACGATATACCCATCAAGACAAAGTGTTACCATTAGTAAAATAATGTCgttaaaagaagaaaaactaGTGCAAAGGAGAATAAGCACTGTTGGAGAATCAGTtgttttgaagattttgaatggGGACAAATTAAATGGTGTTATTGTCGGGGATTATGTAAGCGGTGTAACCAAAAAAGTTTCAGTTCTTGGAGTAACTGGTATCTTCAGATTGAAAATGTTCGATAACTTGGATTTAGCAGTTGGATCTAGGATGGTGATGATAAAAGGCTTTTTTGATAGAAAAgttaaaatcttgaaaaaggtTGATAAGTTTACCTTTGAAGTGGAGCTAATTGATAAAACCCATTGTTCAATGCCATTTTTTcctgaagaagatgataagTTGGATTTAAATAATGTAATTTTGTTGCAAAATAATAGAATTATGGGATCAGCTAAACTCATTGAATGA
- the ATX2 gene encoding Mn(2+) transporter ATX2 (similar to Saccharomyces cerevisiae ATX2 (YOR079C); ancestral locus Anc_5.688), with the protein MAIGLFGVICMAAALLVATFAIGMIPIYSIHKGSDSRNHEKYIAVLSQFGVGMLLGTSFMLVIPEGIRECVENGGNVGLNLLIGFLVVYLLDRLVQFLMKRHDSFSSNRTANESFENFKDLISHPKRALLCILRNNVVFALFIHGVSDGVALGTTVNNDSLMVVVLIAIIIHKIPAVLSLTSLMVSKQGLPKWEAISNLFAFASSTPIGYIVLSLFNLKHSETMSWVSGNLLLMSGGSLLYASFTAFLDNSHDHTHGIDTTERTAQDIEFGTRGYNLVPTAELENGEASKKDVLFENEDMQNSVNPGTLQTLTGLQSSEATTNESITSILSLDDSVYILMGVVVPLVISFCIKGE; encoded by the coding sequence ATGGCTATTGGTTTGTTTGGTGTAATATGTATGGCTGCAGCTTTGCTAGTCGCAACATTTGCCATTGGCATGATTCCTATATACTCAATCCATAAGGGCTCTGACTCTCGCAATCACGAGAAATACATTGCTGTGCTCTCCCAATTTGGTGTAGGAATGCTTTTGGGGACGTCCTTTATGCTCGTGATTCCCGAAGGTATTAGAGAATGTGTGGAAAATGGTGGAAATGTGGGCCTGAATCTATTAATAGGGTTCCTTGTAGTGTATCTTTTGGACAGACTTGtacaatttttaatgaaacgTCATGATTCTTTCAGCAGTAATAGAACCGCTaatgaaagttttgaaaatttcaaagatctAATCAGCCACCCAAAGAGGGCTTTGCTTTGCATACTTAGAAATAATGTGGTCTTCGCTCTATTCATTCATGGCGTATCTGACGGTGTCGCTTTGGGTACCACAGTTAACAATGACTCGCTTATGGTGGTGGTACTTATCGCCATTATCATTCATAAGATTCCAGCGGTCCTGTCACTTACGAGTCTGATGGTATCGAAACAAGGGCTCCCCAAATGGGAagctatttcaaatttatttgcGTTTGCATCATCAACTCCTATCGGGTACATTGTTCTGTCATTATTTAACTTAAAACATTCTGAAACCATGAGTTGGGTTAGCGGGAACCTGCTTCTTATGAGTGGTGGAAGTTTGCTTTATGCATCATTTACGGCATTTTTAGATAACTCTCATGATCATACTCATGGTATCGACACAACAGAAAGAACGGCCCAGGACATCGAATTCGGTACCAGAGGTTACAATTTGGTTCCAACTGCCGAACTAGAAAATGGAGAAGCTTCTAAAAAGGATGTATTATTTGAGAACGAAGACATGCAAAATAGTGTCAATCCTGGCACCTTACAAACGTTAACTGGATTACAATCAAGTGAAGCCACTACAAATGAAAGTATTACGTCGATTCTTTCACTAGACGATTCTGTGTACATTTTAATGGGTGTAGTTGTACCCTTGGTGATCTCCTTTTGTATAAAAGGTGAATGA
- the RPF2 gene encoding rRNA-binding ribosome biosynthesis protein RPF2 (similar to Saccharomyces cerevisiae RPF2 (YKR081C); ancestral locus Anc_5.674), whose product MIRTIKPKNARAKRALEKREAKLVEDVKQALFVPGQTSNKLLHDIMVDLSAIKKPDIKRFNKKNEIRPFEDAASLEFLSEKNDTSLIVLSTNSKKRKNNLTFVRTFGYKIYDMIELHVVENFKLLSDFRKQTFNLGLKPMFSFQSAAFDTHPVYKHIKSLFLDFFRGETTDLQDVAGLQHVISLTVQGDFQDGEPLPNVLFRVYKLRTYRSEQGGRKLPRVELEEVGPRLDFKIGRIHTPSAEMAKEALKKPRQLEAKTVKNVETDLMGDKLGRIHMGKQDLNKLQTRKMKGLKSRFDQDGSEDEDEGDYLNDSENELNDELKNPNDDTYGEDFVTATDIEVQEPSSKKQKRD is encoded by the coding sequence ATGATTAGAACTATTAAACCAAAAAATGCCAGAGCTAAGAGGGCTTTGGAGAAAAGGGAAGCTAAACTCGTCGAAGATGTCAAGCAAGCACTTTTCGTCCCAGGTCAAacatcaaataaattgttACACGATATAATGGTCGATTTGAGTGCTATCAAGAAGCCTGATATAAAACGTTTCAATaagaagaatgaaattAGACCTTTCGAAGATGCTGCTAGTTTGGAATTTTtaagtgaaaaaaatgatactTCATTAATCGTATTATCAacaaattccaaaaaacGTAAAAACAATCTAACTTTTGTAAGAACTTTTGGttataaaatttatgatATGATCGAATTACACGTTGTTGAAAACTTTAAATTATTGTCTGACTTTAGAAAACAAACTTTCAACCTTGGTTTAAAACCAATGTTTTCATTCCAAAGTGCAGCTTTCGATACACATCCTGTCTATAAGCACATCAAATCTTTATTTCTAGATTTCTTCAGAGGTGAAACCACAGATTTACAAGACGTTGCAGGTTTACAACACGTCATTTCTCTTACTGTTCAAGGAGATTTCCAAGATGGTGAGCCTTTACCAAACGTACTATTCAGAGTCTATAAATTAAGAACCTATAGAAGTGAACAAGGTGGTCGCAAGTTGCCAAGAGTCGAATTAGAAGAGGTCGGTCCAAGAttagatttcaaaatcggCAGAATCCATACGCCATCAGCAGAAATGGCAAAGGAAGCATTGAAGAAACCAAGACAATTAGAAGCCAAGACTGTTAAAAACGTGGAAACTGATTTGATGGGTGACAAATTGGGTAGAATCCATATGGGTAAACAAGATTTGAACAAATTACAAACAAGAAAGATGAAAGGTCTTAAATCAAGATTTGATCAAGATGGTAGCGAAGATGAAGACGAGGGTGACTATCTAAACGAtagtgaaaatgaattaaatgatgaattaaaaaatccaaatgatGACACCTACGGCGAAGATTTTGTCACCGCAACCGACATCGAAGTTCAAGAACCTTCTTCAAAGAAGCAAAAGAGAGATTAA
- the SGO1 gene encoding Sgo1p (similar to Saccharomyces cerevisiae SGO1 (YOR073W); ancestral locus Anc_5.677), giving the protein MGRRKSAGNTTNVTSVPEPLHIQELQNYIDFGSQKIESIRNAFLQQNRQIAKENSTLKMKLNEMESKLNQLIQENMLIRSKLSLAELSYKEKLNENLKILEDTLLKKFQDIISMFDTIRENESIELNASSSRIFQQPSSSIPSLPPSSSYDNDHSVNKKKRKSSRRQSMFIPSDFEFTTNIDHGKSNPIIHQDTIEKTPDIITTNNEGNNNNEFSPHIYDEEIPIDYNDNSLNHTNSIIDYSIPEENNIANDKQTTPVSSVPTTAKETIVNKKHAINPPRIQSKKKKIVVDEVMPLSSSSLMNSTPKRRTRGKTVDYKLPSLRAKMRRPTEKLVDATTTIDIHDLQVNYSKKNNSKSTQNISDPNNTNCITKIHPSPNLSNNENIYTIHHENSTSTNQSPSKNSSTALSDITNTNIPTKKKIAIKTRKLFKNAIINDFNDQNSAPLSSSSSASNTNNKSVSFRLSDDDLSIFDLFENTSKNNQKKGLYNRTHQNNTTLKGKKVLNL; this is encoded by the coding sequence ATGGgtagaagaaaatctgCTGGTAATACTACCAATGTAACTTCTGTTCCAGAACCATTACATATCcaagaattacaaaattataTCGATTTTGGATcacaaaaaattgaatcaattaGAAATGCATTTTTACAACAGAATAGACAAATTGCTAAGGAAAAttcaactttgaaaatgaaattaaatgaaatggaatcaaaattaaatcaattaatacaagaaaatatgttAATACgatcaaaattatcattagCTGAATTATCgtacaaagaaaaattgaatgaaaatttgaaaatattagaagatacacttttgaaaaaatttcaagatataaTATCAATGTTTGATACAATCAGagaaaatgaatcaattgaattaaATGCTTCCTCTTCAAGAATCTTTCAACAACCAAGCTCATCTATCCCATCTTTACCACCCTCTTCTTCCTACGACAATGATCATTCAGTgaataaaaagaaacgtAAATCTTCGAGAAGACAATCAATGTTCATACCAAGTGATTTCGAATTTACAACTAATATTGATCACGGTAAATCTAATCCGATTATCCATCAAGataccattgaaaagacaCCAGATATTATCACAACTAATAATGAGGGTAATAACAACAACGAATTTTCTCCCCATATatatgatgaagaaatccCAATAGATTATAATGACAATTCATTGAACCATACAAACTCAATTATAGATTATTCAATTCCTGAGGAAAATAATATAGCTAATGACAAACAAACAACGCCCGTTTCATCTGTCCCTACGACTGCTAAAGAAACAATAGTAAATAAAAAACATGCAATCAATCCTCCAAGAATACAgtcaaaaaagaaaaaaatcgTCGTAGATGAAGTCATGCCactatcttcttcatcactaATGAATAGTACTCCAAAAAGGAGAACTCGTGGTAAAACTGTAGATTATAAATTACCTTCTTTAAGAGCAAAGATGAGAAGACCTACCGAAAAGTTAGTCGACGCAACAACCACCATCGATATTCATGACTTACAAGTTAActattcaaagaaaaataacaGCAAATCAACCCAAAATATCTCTGATCCTAATAATACTAATTGCATTACTAAAATTCATCCTTCTCCTAATCTATCtaacaatgaaaatatctaTACTATTCATCACGAAAATTCTACTTCTACAAACCAATCTCCATCTAAAAATAGTTCAACTGCACTATCTGATATTACCAACACAAATATACCtaccaagaaaaaaatagccATCAAAACTAGAAAATTGTTTAAAAATGCAATAATAAACGATTTCAACGATCAAAATTCAGCACctttatcttcatcttcatcggCATCTAATACAAATAACAAATCTGTCAGTTTCAGGCTaagtgatgatgatttatcaatatttgatcTCTTTGAGAATACAAGtaaaaataatcaaaagaaaGGTCTTTACAATAGAACAcatcaaaataatacaaCTTTAAAGGGTAAGAAAGTCTTAaatctttga
- the DIA2 gene encoding DNA-binding SCF ubiquitin ligase subunit DIA2 (similar to Saccharomyces cerevisiae DIA2 (YOR080W); ancestral locus Anc_5.689): MEIVDKAIDLGTNYFKCENYGKAKEIFVKTIKLTRSYSDDDNIKLRHNVGAVVSYNDKSLTHHPRYIKLLDNLAACWEKLNDLKRALNYSDKMVQLEPYNLKCYIRRGKVLQKLGKDKEAYDNYRLGLRNAKEAYEKFNIDAPKKFIELVSAQKAKAKLRLQSQVPASKVSFEKRTIIDPLEEQARLASVKKPRSSVAAMHHIDFIGQLPLELLPKVLQGFSPGELITISFVNKTWFTRIFFFPQLFKDFKLDSKTYKHCNQFLQFVKKLSRSVNKRSFLTSVTIDSIRYSSKVPSEESKSLQLLLTNLQNYYVNRLILSIPNVTTQHLSKYILPQDNFITNVKELSLVTILRVDKLYEVNALSNFKNLHKLELIFETSMIPINSSVRVEDESDSITDPNWSKNLKSVKLICAQNKVKIFPLSPIFKSSSLIWDSLTDLYFSGITFDSESSTFEWLKRFQNLKILWFENNTNCKLESLLDILKSTVLFQNLQKLTFREVNNRTKFNFDAFRANPRNYERNFENLTYLDLMGTSLTGLGLTRLVNYLDANKFSSLNIGDCPYVILNRLPNEANDLTFSTAHFFSKFVNLRELKMHMLGTINDNSVNLLIEEVLSLQQLKLLDLSLNPLITGVSIYQLCSKLYEVRDSSPLATLVIDGCPSVSHITVNTIKSKGFVNKIDCVYEKEIWRSFGINSYRYP, translated from the coding sequence ATGGAAATTGTTGACAAGGCTATCGACTTGGGGACAaactatttcaaatgtGAAAATTATGGCAAGGCAAAGGAGATTTTTGTGAAAACTATCAAATTGACTAGATCTTATTCAGATGACgataatattaaattaaGACACAATGTTGGTGCAGTGGTCTCATACAATGACAAATCTCTTACACATCATCCGAGATACATTAAGTTGTTAGATAATCTAGCTGCATGTTGGGAAAAGTTGAATGACTTAAAGCGCGCACTAAATTATTCTGATAAGATGGTTCAACTCGAACCATACAATCTGAAATGCTATATAAGGCGAGGTAAGGTTTTGCAAAAACTAGGCAAGGATAAAGAAGCGTATGACAACTATCGACTAGGTCTGAGAAACGCTAAAGAGGcatatgaaaaattcaatatcgATGCCcccaaaaaattcattgaacTTGTTTCAGCTCAAAAGGCTAAAGCCAAGTTACGACTACAGTCACAGGTACCTGCTTCAAAAGTATCTTTCGAAAAGAGAACAATTATAGACCCACTAGAAGAGCAAGCACGACTGGCTTCCGTTAAAAAGCCAAGATCATCCGTAGCTGCTATGCAtcatattgattttatcgGTCAACTTCCTTTGGAACTGCTTCCAAAAGTATTGCAGGGGTTTTCACCTGGTGAGCTCATTACGATTTcatttgtaaataaaacTTGGTTTACCagaatattcttctttccaCAACtatttaaagatttcaagCTTGATTCAAAAACCTATAAACACTGTAACCAATTTTTACAGTTTGTTAAAAAGCTTAGTAGATCTGTTAATAAGAGGTCTTTTTTGACCTCTGTTACGATTGACTCTATTCGATATTCATCAAAAGTACCTTCTGAAGAATCCAAATCCCTACAACTTCTCTTAACGAATTTACAAAACTATTATGTAAATAGACTTATTCTTTCCATTCCAAATGTAACCACACAGCAtctatcaaaatatattctaCCACAAGATAATTTTATCACAAATGTGAAAGAGCTCTCTTTGGTAACTATCCTCAGAGTAGATAAACTATACGAAGTAAATgctctttcaaattttaaaaatttgcaCAAGCTGGAGCTTATCTTTGAAACATCCATGATTCCAATTAATTCGAGTGTTCGTGTAGAAGATGAAAGTGACTCAATAACTGATCCAAACTGGAGTAAGAACCTAAAATCGGTCAAGCTGATTTGTGCCCAAAATAAAGTCAAAATATTTCCCTTATCTCCCATCTTTAAAAGCTCTTCGTTGATTTGGGATAGTCTAACGGATTTATATTTCAGTGGTATTACTTTCGATTCGGAAAGCTCAACATTTGAATGGCTGAAAAGATTCCAGAATCTGAAAATCTTATggtttgaaaataatactaaCTGTAAACTTGAGTCACTCTTAGACATATTAAAAAGTACAGTATTAttccaaaatcttcaaaagctAACATTTAGGGAAGTCAATAATAGAaccaaatttaattttgatgcaTTTCGTGCAAATCCTAGAAACTAtgagagaaattttgagaatttAACCTATTTGGATCTTATGGGTACGTCATTAACTGGTCTAGGTCTGACAAGGTTAGTCAACTATTTAGATGCGAATAAGTTCTCGAGTTTGAACATCGGTGATTGTCCATATGTAATTCTTAACAGACTACCCAATGAGGCAAATGACTTGACCTTTTCTACGGCGCATTTCTTCAGCAAATTCGTTAATTTAAGAGAGTTAAAAATGCATATGCTGGGTACTATCAATGATAATTCTGTAAATCTCCTGATTGAAGAAGTTCTAAGTTTACAGCAGTTGAAGCTGCTAgatttatcattgaatCCATTAATTACCGGGGTCTCTATTTATCAGTTATGCTCGAAATTATATGAGGTAAGAGATTCTTCACCTTTGGCTACTTTGGTGATTGATGGCTGTCCCTCTGTTTCTCACATTACCGTTAAtacaatcaaatcaaaGGGCTTTGTAAATAAGATTGATTGTGTCTACGAAAAAGAGATATGGAGAAGTTTTGGTATAAATTCCTATAGATATCCTTAA